AAAAgtccatcttctctctctctttcttttaattattctcattatttaaaaaatgtgaacaGTGGGTCACTTTTTTTGCaaccaaataataaatattatttaggaacttttccatttctttattttttatatatataaaaataaactggTGATTAAAAAATCTCTTGAAGGTGGCAGAGCTAAGAAGAAGGGAAGAGGGAGACCTTATTCAGAAACAAGCCCTGGAGGGGGTAGGGGGTCTAAATATTGCAGCACAAGCAAATCTTAAtgtctccctcccctcctttttcttttaaccttTATGCTCCAGCAAGAAAAGGAAGTGTGActtctgaaagggaaaaaaggcctTAAACCATAGGCCCACACACTCGGTAAACTCAAAAGGAGCCCTTTGCTCCTGCCCGGAGGATGCACCCAGGAATGCCACCCTTAACCCCCAGAGGCAGCAGCAGATGCAGGGACTTCACTTTATTTTGGTTTCGTCCTATCTGCTGCTCCGGATACAACGCTGCGATCCTAAAGGCCTTGGGCTCGATCCGGCCAGAGCTTCTAGGCAACCGCAAAGGCTGCAGCCATCTACCCACCGTCTGACTCACTTTGGAATAAACTTTCGGAGGTCGGAGCTGCAGGCCAGTGGCCTTTAAAACTGCGGCACGTTGGATGGATCGGGCCCAAGATCAGTCGCTTTCTTCTGCCTAGGTAAAGGGAATCAGTTTGTTCCTGAAAGTCCTACTAGTTTATATTACACTTAGGATGAAATCCAACTACCCTGAAATCAGTGGGGTGTATTTCCATACAAGAATCTCGAAACAGTCCTACGTGTATACCGAACAAGTACCGCTCGCTCAGGGACCTGCGGAAAGGAGCCCAGGTGATTCCCTCCGCGAACTCTGGCCCCAAAGGTTTCCCAGTTACAACGAAGTTGTAGATCAAGGATTTAAGTCGGCCTGCAAATCCGCTCCCTAAGGAAAAAAATCCCGCAAGGTAGAGAGAAACGATCGGCAGTTTGGGTTCCTATCTTTGAAGGCGAGTGCCTAGCTCAGGTCTGCGTCCTCACTGTCTttacaaaaaggaggaaaagaaagccGACTCTAAGCTTCCGAAAGCCGCGCGTGCTGCGTTTCCACCCAACCGGCCGACAGCGGAGCGAAGGCAGCAGTGCAGTTCCGCGAAGGACGGACTCCTTTCCCGAGGGCCTTTAGCGTCCGGGGCCTTGGGTTCCCTCTCCCGGAAAGTCCTGGAGGAAACCTACCTTGGGCTCGTGGGCGTGCGCAAGTCCTGAAGGGCGACCTCCCCTCCCCAAGGGGTCATCCTCGCTCCCGGTtgcatcccctcccctccctcccaccgCGCCGCCCTTTATTTGGCGTCGCTGGTCAATCTGGGCAGGCTGGCCGCGTTAAGCCCGGAGACGTGGTGGTGCGACGGGGCCGGCACCTGGCACATGCTGCAGGGACACGGCATCCCGCCCCAGTGCTGGAAGCTGCTGCTCAGGGGgacggcagcggcggcggcggcggcggcggcggcggcggcggcagcagcagcgctCGGAGGAGACTTGAGCAGGCCGTGCGAGGGTCGGATAGAGCTGACGGCCGACAGCCCCGCGGAGCCGGGCAGAGAGGCGCTGGAGACGGCGGCGGGGGGCAAGATGGGGTGGTGCACGGCGTGGGACGCCGGGTGGCTGGGCAGAGGCGCGGCGTGGCCGACCAGGCCCCCCGaacaggcggcggcggcggggtgAAATCCGGTAGCGTGGTGGCCGCCGTAGATCTCGCTGAGGAGGCGCTTCATCTCCTCCAGGGAGTTGGTGAGCATCAGGATGTAGTTGCGCGCCAGCAGGAGGGTGGCGATCTTGGAGAGCTTGCGCACTGACGGGCCGTGGGCGTAGGGCATCACCTCCCGCAGCCCGTCCATGGCGATGTTGAGGTCGTGCATCCGTTTGCGCTCGCGGCTGTTGATCTTCAGGCGCAGCTGCTGCAACTCCGGCTCCGTCATTTGCTTCTTGTCCTTCTTGGAGGTCGAGGAAGAAGACGAGGACGACGAGGACGACGAGGGCGACTTGAAGGCCAGCttgtccaccaccaccaccccggcgGCGCTCATGGCGCTGCGCAGCTCCGCGCTCAGCTCCGCGGGAGAATCGCTGGGCGTCGAGCTGGACACGGCGCCGCCCGCCGAGAAGCCCCCGCCGCTCTTGCTCCTGGCCGACACGAAGAGCTCATCGGGCTCCGGAGACGAAGGGCGGCTCGACACCAGGCTCGCGTCCGAGTCCATGCTGGCCCGCCGCCCCGGCCGCCTGCGGGGGAAAGAGAAGCAAGCGGCGTCAGGCAACGGAGCAGCCCAGCCGGCGGGCGGCAAACCTTCCAACCCACCGCGGCCGGGGCTTTCTGCCGAGGGCCGTGCGTCAGCGAAGCAGCGAGCCAGAGCCCGAAGAGGGCAGCCCAAACTCTCTCCCGGCGCGCCGGAAGACTCGGAAAAAGTCTGGCGCAGGTGCTGAAAATGTACAGCCCTCCCGATTCACGCCGGTCGGGGTTAACTCCAGCCAAGAATGGCGGAGAGTTAAATCCCGGGGACTACAAGGGGATTTAGCGGTCATATTTGTTAATTCAGTTGGCTTGTGTCCAATTCGTTGGTGAAGgcgtgtttttttttaaatcaccactCTTTACTTGTAAACCCATTCTTGTACTCTACTCTCAGATCTAAGGATTTAAATCTTT
The Candoia aspera isolate rCanAsp1 chromosome 5, rCanAsp1.hap2, whole genome shotgun sequence genome window above contains:
- the OLIG2 gene encoding oligodendrocyte transcription factor 2, encoding MDSDASLVSSRPSSPEPDELFVSARSKSGGGFSAGGAVSSSTPSDSPAELSAELRSAMSAAGVVVVDKLAFKSPSSSSSSSSSSSTSKKDKKQMTEPELQQLRLKINSRERKRMHDLNIAMDGLREVMPYAHGPSVRKLSKIATLLLARNYILMLTNSLEEMKRLLSEIYGGHHATGFHPAAAACSGGLVGHAAPLPSHPASHAVHHPILPPAAVSSASLPGSAGLSAVSSIRPSHGLLKSPPSAAAAAAAAAAAAAAAAVPLSSSFQHWGGMPCPCSMCQVPAPSHHHVSGLNAASLPRLTSDAK